A portion of the Pleuronectes platessa chromosome 15, fPlePla1.1, whole genome shotgun sequence genome contains these proteins:
- the LOC128456883 gene encoding transcriptional coactivator YAP1 isoform X1, translating into MDAHRGAPPAGQQIVHVRGDSQTELEALFSAVMNPSKATQQQASLPMRMRKLPDSFFRQPDPRGHSRQASSDGGVCGSLTPHHVRAHSSPASLPVNSLSTQAADAAATPIIPDDVPLPHGWEMAKTPTGQRYFLNHLDKTTTWHDPRLSQLQSAATQHPIAGTPIHAHSLSNPAPATQAQNINPETGPMPEGWEQAVTADGEVFFIDHINKNTAWVDPRLAQKMNPGILSLALQQRQEKERLRCKQGLPPQTTPQEAGGRNQMTSGMDHDRNAQTLVPSLDIRIRAPNYEPTLNGAHSRNESTDSGLSVSSLPRTSDHMLSSVDHMDTGDSGENSSMSLQESLPVLPLSEGEELMPCIPEGLSSDLLMDMETVLSGSHMDRDSLLTWL; encoded by the exons ATGGACGCGCACCGCGGCGCGCCTCCGGCCGGGCAGCAGATCGTGCACGTCCGCGGGGACTCGCAGACGGAGCTGGAGGCCTTGTTCAGCGCCGTGATGAACCCCAGCAAGGCCACACAGCAGCAGGCCTCCCTGCCCATGAGGATGAGGAAGCTGCCAGACTCCTTCTTCAGGCAGCCGGACCCCCGGGGCCACTCCAGACAA GCCAGTTCGGATGGAGGTGTGTGCGGCTCCCTCACTCCTCATCACGTCCGCGCCCATTCCTCCCCAGCCTCCCTCCCCGTCAACTCCCTCTCCACTCAAGCAGCGGATGCAGCAGCGACGCCGATCATACCTGACGACGTGCCGCTCCCCCACGGCTGGGAAATGGCAAAAACGCCCACTGGCCAACGATACTTCCTCAA TCACCTGGATAAGACAACCACTTGGCATGACCCTCGTCTGTCGCAGCTTCAGTCGGCTGCGACCCAGCATCCTATCGCCGGCACGCCGATCCATGCCCACTCCCTCAGCAACCCAGCGCCCGCTACGCAAGCACAAAACATCAATCCAGAGACAG GTCCAATGCCTGAAGGCTGGGAACAGGCTGTGACTGCTGATGGAGAGGTGTTCTTCATCGATCACATAAATAAGAACACCGCATGGGTCGACCCGCGTCTAG cacaaaagatgAACCCTGGCATCCTTAGCTTGGCACTGCAGCAAAGGCAGGAAAAGGAGAGGCTCAGGTGCAAACAAGGCCTCCCACCGCAAACCAcaccacag gaggcaggaggaagaaaCCAGATGACCAGTGGGATGGACCATGACAGGAACGCTCAGACGCTTGTCCCATCTCTGGATATCAGGATCAGAGCCCCGAACTACGAACCTACTCTTAACGG cgCTCACTCTCGCAACGAGAGCACTGACAGTGGTCTGAGTGTCAGCAGCTTACCCCGCACATCGGACCACATGTTGAGCTCTGTGGATCACATGGACACTg GTGACTCTGGTGAGAACTCCTCGATGTCCCTACAGGAGTCGCTGCCCGTGCTCCCGTTGTCTGAGGGCGAGGAGCTTATGCCCTGCATCCCGGAGGGTCTCAGTTCAGACCTTCTGATGGACATGGAGACCGTTCTCTCTGGATCACACATGGACAGGGACAGCCTGCTCACCTGGCTATAG
- the LOC128456883 gene encoding transcriptional coactivator YAP1 isoform X2 → MDAHRGAPPAGQQIVHVRGDSQTELEALFSAVMNPSKATQQQASLPMRMRKLPDSFFRQPDPRGHSRQASSDGGVCGSLTPHHVRAHSSPASLPVNSLSTQAADAAATPIIPDDVPLPHGWEMAKTPTGQRYFLNHLDKTTTWHDPRLSQLQSAATQHPIAGTPIHAHSLSNPAPATQAQNINPETAQKMNPGILSLALQQRQEKERLRCKQGLPPQTTPQEAGGRNQMTSGMDHDRNAQTLVPSLDIRIRAPNYEPTLNGAHSRNESTDSGLSVSSLPRTSDHMLSSVDHMDTGDSGENSSMSLQESLPVLPLSEGEELMPCIPEGLSSDLLMDMETVLSGSHMDRDSLLTWL, encoded by the exons ATGGACGCGCACCGCGGCGCGCCTCCGGCCGGGCAGCAGATCGTGCACGTCCGCGGGGACTCGCAGACGGAGCTGGAGGCCTTGTTCAGCGCCGTGATGAACCCCAGCAAGGCCACACAGCAGCAGGCCTCCCTGCCCATGAGGATGAGGAAGCTGCCAGACTCCTTCTTCAGGCAGCCGGACCCCCGGGGCCACTCCAGACAA GCCAGTTCGGATGGAGGTGTGTGCGGCTCCCTCACTCCTCATCACGTCCGCGCCCATTCCTCCCCAGCCTCCCTCCCCGTCAACTCCCTCTCCACTCAAGCAGCGGATGCAGCAGCGACGCCGATCATACCTGACGACGTGCCGCTCCCCCACGGCTGGGAAATGGCAAAAACGCCCACTGGCCAACGATACTTCCTCAA TCACCTGGATAAGACAACCACTTGGCATGACCCTCGTCTGTCGCAGCTTCAGTCGGCTGCGACCCAGCATCCTATCGCCGGCACGCCGATCCATGCCCACTCCCTCAGCAACCCAGCGCCCGCTACGCAAGCACAAAACATCAATCCAGAGACAG cacaaaagatgAACCCTGGCATCCTTAGCTTGGCACTGCAGCAAAGGCAGGAAAAGGAGAGGCTCAGGTGCAAACAAGGCCTCCCACCGCAAACCAcaccacag gaggcaggaggaagaaaCCAGATGACCAGTGGGATGGACCATGACAGGAACGCTCAGACGCTTGTCCCATCTCTGGATATCAGGATCAGAGCCCCGAACTACGAACCTACTCTTAACGG cgCTCACTCTCGCAACGAGAGCACTGACAGTGGTCTGAGTGTCAGCAGCTTACCCCGCACATCGGACCACATGTTGAGCTCTGTGGATCACATGGACACTg GTGACTCTGGTGAGAACTCCTCGATGTCCCTACAGGAGTCGCTGCCCGTGCTCCCGTTGTCTGAGGGCGAGGAGCTTATGCCCTGCATCCCGGAGGGTCTCAGTTCAGACCTTCTGATGGACATGGAGACCGTTCTCTCTGGATCACACATGGACAGGGACAGCCTGCTCACCTGGCTATAG
- the angptl5 gene encoding angiopoietin-related protein 5, whose product MMWTTIVLLLLLPHPLSSTDTENSTGFNQSEIDSEDFSDASVKGQTPVGGVKGRDTCSIPCDITVKLLRDEKHSVCGQLQQSLLSFGRSTRKLIRDVMEEQQRALDILSSQVTELMTKVQTLSFEVQRSNSEIYSVRPVQSHGRDCSDIKDSLVSVVPKIPSGIYIVHPESTDSSFEVFCEMDYMGGGWTVVQRRTDGLTDFKRPWADYADGFGNLAGEHWLGLKKMFYIINQKETRFQLHVALTSQDDVTSYASYDDFSLDSETQFFSVHLGRYAGSAGDAFRGYEQEQNQDTAPFSASDVDNDGCNPFCSIDNRTVESCSTQHNHTGWWFNQCGLANLNGSPEDAEQSQGQRTNILWDTWRQNGVPHTIKSVTIKIRRIATNN is encoded by the exons ATGATGTGGACAACAATtgtcctcctgctccttttGCCTCATCCGCTCTCCTCCACA GACACAGAAAATAGCACAGGTTTTAACCAATCAGAAATAGATAGTGAGGACTTCTCTGACGCTTCTGTCAAAGGCCAGACACCTGTcggaggggtcaaaggtcgggATACATGCTCCATTCCGTGTGATATCACAGTCAAGCTGCTGCGGGATGAGAAACATTCAGTGTGtg gccagCTGCAGCAGTCTCTGTTGTCGTTTGGACGCAGCACCAGGAAGCTGATCAGGGATgtgatggaggagcagcagagggctcTGGACATCCTCAGCAGTCAG GTCACGGAGCTGATGACCAAAGTGCAGACGCTCAGCTTCGAGGTTCAGAGGAGCAACAGTGAGATCTACTCTGTGAGACCTGTGCAGTCCCACG GACGAGACTGCAGCGACATCAAGGACAGTCTTGTGTCAGTCGTCCCCAAGATCCCCAGTGGGATTTACATCGTCCACCCAGAGAGCACTGACTCTTCATTTGAG GTTTTCTGTGAGATGGACTATATGGGAGGTGGATGGACGGTGGTGCAGAGGAGGACTGATGGTTTGACTGACTTCAAACGGCCGTGGGCTGACTATGCCGATGGATTTGGAAACCTTGCAG GAGAACACTGGTTGGGCCTAAAGAAGATGTTTTACATAATAAACCAGAAAGAAACTCGGTTCCAGCTTCATGTTGCTCTGACCTCCCAGGATGATGTGACTTCTTATGCATCATATGATGATTTCAGCCTGGACAGTGAAACCCAGTTCTTCAGTGTACACTTGGGCCGATATGCAGGCAGTGCAG GCGATGCATTTCGTGGCTATGAACAGGAGCAGAACCAGGACACGGCTCCGTTCAGCGCCTCAGACGTGGACAACGACGGCTGCAACCCTTTCTGCTCTATCGACAACCGCACGGTGGAGAGCTGCAGCactcagcacaaccacacaggaTGGTGGTTCAACCAGTGCGGACTGGCAAACCTCAACGGCTCTCCTGAGGATGCAGAGCAGAGCCAAGGGCAGAGGACAAACATTCTGTGGGACACCTGGAGACAGAACGGCGTCCCTCACACCATCAAATCTGTCACGATAAAGATCAGGAGGATTGCAACCAACAACTGA